DNA from Pseudomonadota bacterium:
TCCTGATTAACAGCGACCATCCCGCTTCATTTTATCTAGATCTGGCCAAAAAATGCCGGGTAACTACCATGAATGCCAATGAACTTGCCCTGAGACACCACCTAGGGAGCCCAATCATGCCCCTGGTTAATGCCCCGATTCTGGGGGCTTTTGCTCGGGTCAGCGGCCTGGTGTCCCTGGATACTTTAATCGAGGTACTTCCTCGCTTTGTGCCGCTTAAACCTGAAGAAAACCGGCAGGCGATGGAAGAAGCGTACCGGCTGGCCGCGGTTGATGGAGGTTATGCCCATGCAAATCCTTGATATAAAGGGAGAAAAGTTGCCGGCTGGCCTGTGGGGATTTCCGGTTTCCACCACCACGACAGAAATCAATCTTACCGGCAGCTGGAAGTTTTTTCGTCCCCAACTGGTGGAAAAAAGCGCCCCTTGTCAAGGTTCCTGCCCGCTTCACATAGATATCGCCGGCTATATGCGGGAGTTGTCCCGGCGGGATTTGGCGGCGGCGCTGGCCCGACTGCGATCGTTTAATCCCCTGCCGGCAGTCTGCGGCCGGGTCTGCCCGAATTTTTGTCAGCAAAATTGTAATCGCCAGGATTTTGACCAGGCGGTAGAGATTGGTGCAGTTGAACGTTTTCTGGGTGATTACGGCCTGGATATTCCTTTTCAGGCACCTCCGTCATTGCGCCCGGAAAGGGTGGCGGTGATCGGCAGCGGGCCGGCCGGGCTGGGCTGCGCAACTTTTCTGGCCAGCCAGGGAATCAGGGTGACGATCTATGAAAAAGAGGCCGCCCCCGGAGGTTTGCTGCGCTATGGGATTCCCGCTTACCGTCTCCCCCGGGAGATCTTGAACCGGGAAATTGATAATCTGGTTAATTCATTAAATATTGAGCTCTGCTGTAATCAGGAGATACAACCGGAACAAGTGGAAAAAATGCTGGAGGAATACGATTATGTTTTTCGAGCTCCGGGGTTGGGGCAGTCTTTGATGCCGAAAGATTTGGTTCCTCAGCCGGGAATATATCCCGGCTTGGAATTACTGCATGATATTGCCACTGGGGGAGTTCCCTCGGGGACATCCTTTGGGGTTATCGGTGGTGGTAATGTGGCGGTGGACGCGGCCCGCTCCCTGTGTCGGCTGGGAAAAGAGGTGCAGATTATTTACCGCCGGACTTTCGCGGAAATGCCCGCTTACAACGATGAAAAAAAACAGGCTCTGGAGGAAGGGGTTTTGTTGCGTCAGCAGCAACTGGTGACCGGAGTAGCCGCAGAAGCCGGTCAGTTGCAGCTGACCTTGAACCAGGCGATTGCCGCTGATGAAGGCGGGATTAAGGCTGGAGAAGTTGTTGCTCAGCTCAAAGTAGACGGCCTGGTGGTGGCCATTGGCCAGCAGGCGGGTCCCTATTTGGGGTTGAACCATGAGCGGCTGCTGCTGGGAGGAGATCTGGTCAGTGGTCCGGCAACGGTGGTGGAGGCCATGGCCTCCGGCAAAGCGGCGGCAAAAACTATTTTATCCCGCTGTGGGCTGGTAGATGAAGATTTACCGGAAAGTGAAACCCCAGCCGGTGAAGCGGGAGTCCGGATTGTCAGCCCAGCCGACCTCCACCTGGATTATTGTCAGTCGCGAAAAGCCATTGTTCCGAAAGAGGAAAACCCGACAATCCGCCGACATTCATTTGTAGAGATTGTTTATTCCCTTGACGATGAAGAGTTTTTTGCCGAGGCCGGGCGATGTTTTAATTGCGGTATCTGTACCGGTTGTGGGGTCTGCTGGTTTTTCTGTCCTGATCTGGCCATTGCTCTGGTTGATGGGGATGGGGGAACAAAGGTCATCATTGATGAGGATCATTGTAAGGGATGTGGTTTATGTGCCGCTTCCTGTCCCCGAGCGGTGATTGAGATGAAGGAGGATGTTTAGATGCAGTGCGAATTAAAGCCTGAAAAATCGTCCCGGGAAATGATGATGGGCAGTGATGCTATTGCCCATGGGGTCCGGCTTTGCCGCCCACAGGTGATTTCCGCCTATCCTATCACCCCACAGACCCATATTATCGAAACCCTGTCGGAAATGGTTGACCGGGGGGAACTTCCCTGCCAGTTTATCAAGGTGGAATCTGAAATGTCAGCCATTGCCGCCTGCTTAGGTTCTGTTTCCGCCGGCAGCCGGTCGTTTACCGCCACCAGTTCACAAGGGTTGGCGATGATGCATGAAGTCCTCCACTGGTTTTCCGGGGCGAGGATGCCGCTGGTGATGGTCAATGCCAACCGGGCTCTGGGGGCTCCCTGGAATATCTGCTGTGACCAGAGTGACAGCCTTTCGCAGCGTGATGTGGGCTGGCTGCAGATTTATTGTGAAACGGCCCAGGAAGCTCTGGATACCATTATCCAGGCTTACTGGTTGAGTGAACGGATTCTGCTGCCGGTGATGGTGATGATTGATGGTTTTATTCTCTCCCATACGATGGAACAGCTGCTGGTGCCGGCGGCTGAGGAAGTGGATGCTTTCTTGCCTTCCTACCAGCCGCGGTATTTGCTTGATACCGCTGAACCACGGTCTTTTGGTGCCGGTGCGGTTCCAGATGGTTTTTATGAATTGAAAAAAAATATCGCCAGAACCATGGAAGAAGCCGGGGATGTCCTTGCTGATGGCTGTCGGCAGTTTGCTGACCGCTTTGGCCGTAGCTATGAACATGTGGAGACTTACCGCTGCGATGATGCCGACATTGTTTTCTGCTGTTCCGGGGCCCTGACCGGTACGGTTCGGGTGGCGGTTGATCGTTTGCGCCAGGCCGGTCATCCTGTCGGCTTGCTTAAATTGCGTCTGTTCAGGCCTTTCCCCCGCCGGGAACTGGTGGGGTTGGTTTCCGGGAAAAAGCGGCTGATTGTTTTGAACCGGGCGGTTTCATCCGGGGTTGGTGGTACTGTTTCCCAGGAAGTGCGGGCGGCGTTGTACGAAGAAGATGAGCGCCCGGCAATTCATGATCTTATCATCAGCCTGGGAGGAAAAGAGGTCTTTCCGGAAATTATCGAGCAGATTGCCATGCGGGCGGAAGAATTGTCATCAACCGAAACTATCTGGATTTGAGGTAGAAGGCTAAAGGTTAAAGGTTAAAGGCAAAAGGTTAAAGGTTAAAGGCAAAAGGTTAAAGGTTAAAGGCAAAAGGTTAAAGGTTAAAGGCAAAAGGTTAAAGGTTAAAGGTTAAAGGCAAAAGGTTAAAGGTTAAAGGCTGAAAAACTTGCAGCTGAAACTTAAGGCAGCCTGAAAGGATTTATCCATGTTATGGAACGTTACAACTGCTGAATATCTTCATAGCGGACATATGGCCTGTCCCGGCTGCGGGGCATCACTGAGTCTGCGCCATGCTTTGAAAATGCTGGGGGAACAAACTATTGTTGTCCTGCCCGCCTGTTGTACCTCCATCATTGTTGGTGGTCAGCCGACGACGGCAGTATCAGTTCCCCTTCTCCATGTTCCTTTTGCCACCGCGGCCGCCTGTGCTTCCGGTGTCCGGCGGGCTTTATTGGCCCAGGGACGTCAGGAGGTTACCGTTATGGCCTGGGCAGGGGACGGTGGAACGTTTGATATCGGTCTGCAGGCCATTTCCGGGGCGGCGGAGCGGCAGGAAGATTTTCTTTATGTCTGCTATGATAATGAAGCCTACATGAATACCGGTATTCAGCGTTCTTCGGCAACTCCCCCGGGAGCCTGGACGACCACTACTCCGGCTGGCAAAGAACTGGAATATGAGAAAAAGGATATTATTTCCATTATTAAAGCCCACAGGCAAAGCTACCTGGCTACCGCGACGATTGCTTATCCTGAGGACTTTATGGCAAAATTTGAAAAAGCCAGAAAATTGAGCGGTTTTCGTTTTCTGCATCTGCTGGCGGCCTGTCCCGCCGGTTGGAAACTGGATTCATCGGCATCCCTGGAGGTAACCCGGCTGGCGGTGGAAACAGGAATATTCCCGCTGCTGGAGCAAAATGAAGACAACGAACTGCAGTTGACCTACGTTCCGGAATCCTATGAACCACTTGCCAGTTATTTCCATGCCCAGGGTCGTTATAAGAACCTTAGCGATGAACAGATCAGTTTTTTACAGGGAGAAGTCCAGCGGCGCAATAAAAAGTTTTTAACGGGAAAAGGTCGCGGGGCAAACCCTTCGCCGCTGCCGGCTTGAGCTTGCCCCGCTATAGGAGAAAGGAGGGAGGGTGGTTGATTCAGGTGTTCATCTAGGGTTTATTCAAAGGTTTAGAGAGAGAAACCAGAAAGAGAATCCTACCTATTTTGTATTTCCGTTTTTCCTTTAAGGAAACTTTTCTCGCCTGTATCCTTTTTCTTAACTTTTCATTCTGGTGTTGATGCCTTAACTGTGCCGCTGTCCTGCCGGTTTTTGTCATTGTTTTCAAACGATTTTGTCCTGTTTTACCGGCTGTTCTCAGGGGATTGAGTTGCTGTTGTAGAAACAGCTGCATGTTCCCGCTGGACTTTTGGGCCTGCATCTGCAATGGCTCCTGGGTGGTCGGGATGTTTCCCCAGCAATCTGCCAGCATCAATCCGCCTAAAATTCCCATAAGCAGGAAAAATGTCAGAATGCTTTTCTGCGTGAAGGTCAGGATGGGGCCACCACGAACAACCCTACGAATATCTTCGTAGCTTTTGATGGTGTTGGCTTGGTTGTACATCGTCTCCTCCATACCTTCTCATCGGCAGTTAATGCCAAACCTTTATAGATAATAGGAGCAACAATGATACCAACCTGAAGATAATCCAAAAACACTAATAAGTTCAGTGTGATATGGTTATGTGGCAAGAAATTAAAAAAATATAGTGGGGTCCATTGACGTACATAATTACGGCTTAAATTACGGTTTTGTAAAGAAAGTCAGAGGTGTCCGGTTAGAATCTTGCAAGTGTTAATCAGAGCTGATTTCAGCGCGACATTGTGAGGGTAGCGTTCTTTGTTGTAACCGGTGCTGGTGCAGACGTAGGGGAAAACTGATTTTTGTAGCAGATAGCCTACAGTTTATACGGCTTTGTGGCGGAAGGTATTTACATCAATTTGATGTTTTTTGATCAGGTTGTAAAAATCAACCCGGTGACGTCCGGATAATTGGGCTGCCTGGCTGACATTTCCTTCGGTTATGTTGAGAACGTTGATGATGTAATCACGTTCAAACTGTTTTTTGGCATCATTCATGGTGATTGCCGGACTCTGAGCTTTGCCGGGCAAAACAGGAAACATTTCTTCAGGGTTGATAAATTCACTGTTCGAAACCGCCAGGGCGTACTGGATTTTATTTTCCAGTTCCCTGATATTTCCCGGCCATTGATAGACCAGCATTCTCTGCAGGGTTGATTGGTGAAAGCCTATGGTATTTTTTTCATGCAATTCCTGCTGGTAGTGTTCAAGAAAGTGCTGGGCGAGTAAGGGAATGTCTTCGTGACGCTCTCTTAGCGGTGGCAGGGTGATGGGGATGACATAAATTCGGTAAAAAAGATCCTCGCGAAAGCTTCCGGTCTTCACCTGCTGTTCCAGATCCTGGTTGCTGGCGGCAATGATCCTGATGTCAATGTCCACTTCCTGTTTGGAGCCTAAAGGAAACACGCACCTTTCCTGGAGAACCCGGAGCAACTTAACCTGAAAGGATGGGGAAGTTTCGGTAATTTCATCCAGGAAAATGGTTCCTCCCTCGGCACGTTGGAAAATGCCGGCATGGTTTTTTGCGGCCCCGGTGAAGGCTCCTTTCGTATATCCGAATAGCTCGCTTTCCAGTAGGGTTTCCGGGATAGCGCCACAGTTAACGGCGATAAAGTTTTTATGGTTCCTGGGGCTGCGGCGATGGATTTCCCGGGCCACCAGCTCTTTTCCGGTACCGCTTTCACCCAGAATCATGACCGTCGAATTGGAATCGCTGACGGCGGTAATGGTTTTCATAACATTGCGCATGGTCGGACTGTTGGAAATGATCGGTGATTGTTTCTTGCGTTCATCTTCCAGCATGTCCTGTAAGCGTGTGATTTCGGCCCGCAAATGGGATTTTTCGATGGCATTTTTTACTTGGATGGCCAGTTCTTCGGGCTGGAAAGGCTTGGTAATATAACCATAGGCCCCTTCTTTCATCGCCGTAACCGCGTTGGCGATGGTTCCATGGGCGGTGAGGATCAGTACCGGCATGTTTGCGTTCAGGGTCAAAATTTCCTTCATCAGGGTCAGCCCGTCCATCTCCGCCATCTTCAGATCAGTAATGACCAGGTCAAACTGGTCATTGACAAACGCCTGCAAGGCCGCCCGGGGTGAACGGTGGTCCACAACGGTATAACCAATGGATTCAAGCCTTATTTTCAGGACTTCAAGGATATTCTGATCATCATCAACCAGCAGAATTCTACCGGATTCGGAGGCATTGGTATTCATTGTTGATGCTTTCTTTTGTATAAAGTCATTTTTTGGTTCCAGCTATGTATGTAGGATTGGGTGTTGCTGATGTTTTACCTACCTAAATTAAGCGATTAGCTTTTAGCACTTAGCGATTAGCTCAATAATTACAAGATATTTAATATTATACATATTCACCCGATGGGTTTTGTTACTAATCAACGTAAAGCCCTGATTATTAAAAGCTAAATGCTAATGGCTAACCGCTAATAGCTCAGCTTAGGACCTGATAACCTGATTTTCCCAAGCTAAAGGCTCGTCGCTTTCATTCCGTATCGATCTTCATAATAGCTTTAATCTTTTCCCTGAGTTGTTGATTTTTTTTCTGCAGTTTTTTGTAGTTTTCTTCCAGGGAGTTTGTCGAGGTCTGCAGTTTGCCGCAAGCGTCCTGGTTGTTCATGATTTCCCGTTCCTGTTGATCAACGGTTTTTTCCAATTCCTTGATCTGGTAATATTGTTTGATCACATCATGAAGCAGATAGATTAACAGATTACTGTATACCGGGTATAAACTCTGGTCGTCTGGAACGTCTTTTACCTGTTTCAAATGCCGCAGAGACCGCTGGAAACTCTGGTATTCATAATCTTTTAATGCAAAAATCAAACCGCTTAGAAAGTGGTACTCATTTTTTTCGCCTGTGCTCATGTCAACATTATGCAGGGAACTTAAGACCTGGTTGGCTTCCTTTAAATTCCCCCGGCGAAGCAGTTTTCTGGCTTGTTCCAGACTGTTTTGGCTTTTTTGCTGCTGAGCAGCAAGGCCAGTGGGGTGCAGAAGGTTGTCAACCCGTGATTCCAGCGGCGCGCAGGCATTCAGCTGCAGGAGCATGAACAGCAGCAGGATCAGCTGCAGAAATAAAGTCATGGTGATTGATGCCTTTGAAAAACGGTGTGGGAGATGGATTCTAAACATTTTTGGTCTCCACCATATTGTTCTTGCCGGGGTTTTCCGGCATGATCACGTGAAAGACACAGCCACCGACAGATCGATTATGAGCCCAGATAAGGCCATTATGTCCTTCGATGAAAAACTTTGCAATGGACAGTCCGACTCCTGATCCCTTGCCGTGATCAGGCAGCCACTGGTTTCCCTGTTGAAAACGGAAAAAAATCTGGTCAATCAAGGTGTCAGGGATGCCCGTACCGGAGTCAGCGATGGAAAAAAAGATAAAGTTTCCGGCCAGCTTATCCGGTAAGGGAGGTATGTGATCGGCGATAAAATCATCTTTAGAGCCCACCTTGATTTCAATCGTGCCGCCTTCCGGGGTAAATTTTATCGCATTGGAAAGCAGGTTGTCGATTACCTGTCCTAAGCGCAGTGCATCAAATTTCAGTGCCGGTAAGTGGTTTTCCAGTTCCAGGTTCAGACTGATGTTTTTTTTGGCGGCCAGGGAATCAGCAGCCATCATTCTGGAACGCAGCAAATCAGCCAGCTTGCCGGGGGCGAAGTTATAAGAAATGACCCCGGCCCGGATGCGGGAAATGTCAAGCAGGTCCGAGACAATTTTAATGATGCGGTTCGTTTCACCCAGATTAATTTTGACCAGGCGGGTCTGCTTTTCATTCAAAGGGCCGGCGATTTTTTCCTGCAGCAGGGAAAGGGATTCCCTCATGGAAGTCAACGGGGTTTTAATTTCATGGGAGAGATTGGCAATGAATGAGGATTTAACCTCATCAAACTCTGTCAGCCGGTTAGCCATGATATTGTAATAGATTGCCAGTTTGCCGATTTCCCGGTCATGAAAGCCCTGAATGCGAGTGCTGAAATCGCCCTGGGTAATTTTTTTCATCCCGGTAATGATGGTGCTGAGAGAATGCCTGATGGAGTAGTTTATCCACAGGAACATGATCAGCAGTGCCAGGCAGGTCAGGGCGGAAAAAACAATCAAGTCATGTTCATATTGGTTGGTAATGTCCCGGGTTTTCAGGAAACTGCGGTTGATTTCCTGGTAACCGAAAAGCTGAAATTCTGCCAGCGTATTTTTACATTGTTCATAATTCATTTTCATGTTTTCGATGTAGATGCCGGCATCGGAACCTTCATGCAGTTCAAATATTTCATCGAGCAAGGCATGAAAGGTGGATATTTGTTTTGTCAGCTGGACCCTCAGGAGGTTTTGCTCAGCGGCCAGGGGATATTGTAAAATAGTATTAATGGTATTGCGGGCATCCTCAATATTCTCCTCGACCATTTCCGCATAGGTGGGCTTCTTTAACAGCAGGTACTTCCGCATCCCTTTGTAGGTATTATCGGTGGCCTGTTCCATTCTCTGGCAGTCATCCCAGAGGTTGAATTGCACCGCCGTCAGCTGGTTGACAATGGTGGAAATTTTTCTGATTTCCAGCAGTGAATAGATGTTGACGGCCAGCAGACTGATGAGGACAAAGGCAAAGGCCAGGAGAATTTTCTGGGAAATGGAAATTCGGTTAAGCATAGGGATATTATATCGGAGAAAGGTGCAAGGTACAAGGTATAAGGTACAAGGAGAAAGGAGAAAGGTTTCTATTCTAATTCATGGCGGACCTGTTTGACCAGGTGCATGATAAATTTCTGCAGCAGGTTCAGGGTTTTTTTGTTTTCGGCTTCAAAACGCAGGACCAGCACCGGCTGGGTGTTGCTGGCCCGTACCAGGGCCCAGCCATTGTTGAAAATAACCCGGACGCCGTCGATGGTGATGATATCGTGAATGGTGGGGCACTCGCCGTTGCCCTCCCGGCAGCTGAATAATCGTTCCCGCAGGCGATCCACCAGGGTAAATTTCAGTTCATCCGGGCAGTCATAGCGCAGCTCCGGGGTGTTGCAGATGGACGGCAGGAAATCAGCTACTTCGGAAAGGTTGTAGTTCCTGATGATCTGTCCTTTGATTGCCATGATTTCCAGCAGTCGCAAGGTGGCGTAAATGGCGTCGTCATAACCAAAATAGCGGTGGGTAAAAAACAGGTGGCCACTCATTTCCCCGGCCAGCAGAGC
Protein-coding regions in this window:
- a CDS encoding 2-oxoacid:acceptor oxidoreductase family protein, producing the protein MLEIRLHGRGGQGAVIASRILSYAFFLEGKFAQSFPTFGAERRGAPVAAFVRVADHFINLRSQVVSPDYVLVMAAKLVETVDVGAGIKKGGQILINSDHPASFYLDLAKKCRVTTMNANELALRHHLGSPIMPLVNAPILGAFARVSGLVSLDTLIEVLPRFVPLKPEENRQAMEEAYRLAAVDGGYAHANP
- a CDS encoding FAD-dependent oxidoreductase — its product is MQILDIKGEKLPAGLWGFPVSTTTTEINLTGSWKFFRPQLVEKSAPCQGSCPLHIDIAGYMRELSRRDLAAALARLRSFNPLPAVCGRVCPNFCQQNCNRQDFDQAVEIGAVERFLGDYGLDIPFQAPPSLRPERVAVIGSGPAGLGCATFLASQGIRVTIYEKEAAPGGLLRYGIPAYRLPREILNREIDNLVNSLNIELCCNQEIQPEQVEKMLEEYDYVFRAPGLGQSLMPKDLVPQPGIYPGLELLHDIATGGVPSGTSFGVIGGGNVAVDAARSLCRLGKEVQIIYRRTFAEMPAYNDEKKQALEEGVLLRQQQLVTGVAAEAGQLQLTLNQAIAADEGGIKAGEVVAQLKVDGLVVAIGQQAGPYLGLNHERLLLGGDLVSGPATVVEAMASGKAAAKTILSRCGLVDEDLPESETPAGEAGVRIVSPADLHLDYCQSRKAIVPKEENPTIRRHSFVEIVYSLDDEEFFAEAGRCFNCGICTGCGVCWFFCPDLAIALVDGDGGTKVIIDEDHCKGCGLCAASCPRAVIEMKEDV
- the porA gene encoding pyruvate ferredoxin oxidoreductase, with the translated sequence MQCELKPEKSSREMMMGSDAIAHGVRLCRPQVISAYPITPQTHIIETLSEMVDRGELPCQFIKVESEMSAIAACLGSVSAGSRSFTATSSQGLAMMHEVLHWFSGARMPLVMVNANRALGAPWNICCDQSDSLSQRDVGWLQIYCETAQEALDTIIQAYWLSERILLPVMVMIDGFILSHTMEQLLVPAAEEVDAFLPSYQPRYLLDTAEPRSFGAGAVPDGFYELKKNIARTMEEAGDVLADGCRQFADRFGRSYEHVETYRCDDADIVFCCSGALTGTVRVAVDRLRQAGHPVGLLKLRLFRPFPRRELVGLVSGKKRLIVLNRAVSSGVGGTVSQEVRAALYEEDERPAIHDLIISLGGKEVFPEIIEQIAMRAEELSSTETIWI
- a CDS encoding thiamine pyrophosphate-dependent enzyme, with translation MLWNVTTAEYLHSGHMACPGCGASLSLRHALKMLGEQTIVVLPACCTSIIVGGQPTTAVSVPLLHVPFATAAACASGVRRALLAQGRQEVTVMAWAGDGGTFDIGLQAISGAAERQEDFLYVCYDNEAYMNTGIQRSSATPPGAWTTTTPAGKELEYEKKDIISIIKAHRQSYLATATIAYPEDFMAKFEKARKLSGFRFLHLLAACPAGWKLDSSASLEVTRLAVETGIFPLLEQNEDNELQLTYVPESYEPLASYFHAQGRYKNLSDEQISFLQGEVQRRNKKFLTGKGRGANPSPLPA
- a CDS encoding sigma-54 dependent transcriptional regulator; amino-acid sequence: MNTNASESGRILLVDDDQNILEVLKIRLESIGYTVVDHRSPRAALQAFVNDQFDLVITDLKMAEMDGLTLMKEILTLNANMPVLILTAHGTIANAVTAMKEGAYGYITKPFQPEELAIQVKNAIEKSHLRAEITRLQDMLEDERKKQSPIISNSPTMRNVMKTITAVSDSNSTVMILGESGTGKELVAREIHRRSPRNHKNFIAVNCGAIPETLLESELFGYTKGAFTGAAKNHAGIFQRAEGGTIFLDEITETSPSFQVKLLRVLQERCVFPLGSKQEVDIDIRIIAASNQDLEQQVKTGSFREDLFYRIYVIPITLPPLRERHEDIPLLAQHFLEHYQQELHEKNTIGFHQSTLQRMLVYQWPGNIRELENKIQYALAVSNSEFINPEEMFPVLPGKAQSPAITMNDAKKQFERDYIINVLNITEGNVSQAAQLSGRHRVDFYNLIKKHQIDVNTFRHKAV
- a CDS encoding ATP-binding protein, whose protein sequence is MLNRISISQKILLAFAFVLISLLAVNIYSLLEIRKISTIVNQLTAVQFNLWDDCQRMEQATDNTYKGMRKYLLLKKPTYAEMVEENIEDARNTINTILQYPLAAEQNLLRVQLTKQISTFHALLDEIFELHEGSDAGIYIENMKMNYEQCKNTLAEFQLFGYQEINRSFLKTRDITNQYEHDLIVFSALTCLALLIMFLWINYSIRHSLSTIITGMKKITQGDFSTRIQGFHDREIGKLAIYYNIMANRLTEFDEVKSSFIANLSHEIKTPLTSMRESLSLLQEKIAGPLNEKQTRLVKINLGETNRIIKIVSDLLDISRIRAGVISYNFAPGKLADLLRSRMMAADSLAAKKNISLNLELENHLPALKFDALRLGQVIDNLLSNAIKFTPEGGTIEIKVGSKDDFIADHIPPLPDKLAGNFIFFSIADSGTGIPDTLIDQIFFRFQQGNQWLPDHGKGSGVGLSIAKFFIEGHNGLIWAHNRSVGGCVFHVIMPENPGKNNMVETKNV